A region from the Lentimonas sp. CC4 genome encodes:
- a CDS encoding Mu transposase C-terminal domain-containing protein — protein MNTTEYIQAHRDHPESSRRVRSGRGNAIGFVMSEKMGHSIDFDSRTIERPTIWMLEYSDECVEYYSQPKKVEVSLPDKNGRRRPQALTLDFMEVNKEEVPCLIECKLVKDLEKLAEVNPHRWAKGLDGKWDSPPLRKELKMLGFEFKLITDEDLNPNLIANLEYLSSTPIAANTKPIAVHHKIAKAVSNGPKSLKDICDSIGCSVSSILVALQLGCVHIDLENELLARPDLTRVFASRYVAMAYGLSEMTRIPIKGAASIAEGDKLDWDGIYFEVKEVGKTKLMLQKDGSTGKIREFERKEMNTLLAQRSIVLHKLSNKQETDDTIKQLIHKAPPKTLAKACYKLGCVKKIQKPKNEESTRTIQRWQQKAKRSERLFGNDFVLFLEPTFQGDHRKRLCIEVYDAMKEVMDEFYLTKQAPTLAQAHRELEAICEERGITAPSRNTLDKYIHDNSGDAQRLKERLSSKAAYAITTGSGLDFDPHYLGEYAMHRAHIDNKQIKIQCRCPRTGAVLGKAWLTLICLPKIRYYAGYALSFEAPSARTTLLAFRDVYRNMQALPSEVIADNGKEFKNLALHELLAAFGTNLTFCPPHAPRNKAILERFNRHLDDMLLETMSGSTHAISRKTGITKENNPELRSCWDLGSLDKTIRGFLEEYHDQEQEVLDWKSPKQALEEDQRYHPLGNGTDQMLLPPESCEILFLPNTPKDTLKIQPGRGVAFKHHIYWCEEIAAHRGKIKDLEAKYDPYDLTHIYLYINGNWCEAKVRSGPLREILHLLTEWERRYISREMVALGMTSKGKIKKTSLAYGRYARKIRAMEDGLKANLKSAQNKALEAKNPHNDEVSCDADATAKPSKGNALPAVDRTQVKLAHVERVSA, from the coding sequence ATGAATACTACAGAATACATACAAGCACACCGAGATCACCCTGAGTCATCTCGTCGAGTTAGGTCCGGCCGCGGCAACGCGATTGGATTTGTTATGTCCGAAAAAATGGGACACTCCATCGACTTTGATAGCCGCACGATTGAGCGACCTACGATCTGGATGTTAGAGTATTCGGACGAATGCGTTGAATACTACTCGCAGCCTAAAAAAGTCGAGGTCTCACTTCCCGACAAAAACGGCAGACGTCGCCCTCAGGCACTCACACTCGATTTCATGGAGGTAAACAAAGAAGAAGTCCCATGCCTGATTGAGTGTAAACTCGTCAAAGACCTCGAAAAATTGGCTGAAGTAAATCCGCATCGCTGGGCAAAGGGATTAGATGGCAAATGGGATTCACCCCCACTGCGCAAGGAGCTCAAGATGCTCGGATTTGAATTCAAATTGATCACCGATGAGGATTTGAATCCCAACCTAATCGCAAATCTGGAGTATTTAAGCTCCACTCCCATCGCCGCAAACACAAAGCCAATAGCGGTGCATCACAAAATCGCTAAAGCAGTCTCAAACGGGCCAAAATCGCTAAAGGACATCTGCGACAGTATTGGGTGTAGCGTCTCATCAATACTAGTGGCACTGCAACTAGGATGTGTCCATATCGACCTCGAAAATGAGCTACTTGCTCGACCAGATCTAACCCGGGTATTTGCGAGTCGATATGTTGCGATGGCTTACGGGCTATCCGAAATGACTCGAATCCCGATCAAAGGTGCAGCTTCGATCGCAGAGGGGGACAAACTCGACTGGGACGGCATCTATTTCGAGGTCAAGGAAGTCGGTAAAACTAAACTAATGCTGCAGAAAGATGGTTCCACCGGAAAAATCCGAGAGTTCGAGCGAAAAGAGATGAATACGCTCCTAGCCCAACGCAGCATCGTGCTACACAAACTGTCCAACAAGCAGGAAACCGATGACACGATCAAACAACTCATCCATAAAGCACCTCCAAAAACGCTGGCCAAAGCATGCTACAAGCTCGGGTGCGTCAAAAAGATCCAAAAACCAAAAAACGAAGAGAGCACGAGGACGATACAGCGCTGGCAACAAAAAGCTAAAAGATCGGAGCGATTATTTGGCAACGACTTCGTCTTATTTCTGGAGCCCACCTTCCAAGGAGACCACCGCAAACGCCTTTGTATCGAAGTCTATGATGCGATGAAAGAAGTCATGGATGAGTTCTATTTGACCAAACAGGCTCCCACACTCGCCCAAGCCCATCGCGAACTCGAAGCGATCTGCGAGGAGAGAGGCATCACCGCTCCATCTCGCAATACGCTCGACAAGTATATTCACGACAACAGCGGCGACGCACAGCGCCTCAAAGAACGTCTGAGCTCCAAAGCAGCTTATGCCATCACAACAGGTAGCGGTCTTGATTTCGATCCGCATTACCTGGGCGAGTATGCCATGCATCGAGCACACATCGATAACAAGCAAATCAAAATCCAGTGTCGCTGCCCACGGACAGGGGCAGTGCTCGGCAAAGCATGGCTCACTCTGATATGCTTACCTAAGATACGGTATTATGCGGGCTACGCACTCAGCTTCGAAGCGCCAAGCGCTCGGACAACGCTCTTAGCATTTCGAGACGTCTATCGTAACATGCAGGCTCTTCCATCCGAAGTGATTGCAGACAACGGCAAGGAGTTTAAGAATCTGGCGCTGCACGAGCTACTGGCTGCGTTCGGAACGAATTTAACCTTTTGCCCGCCGCATGCGCCCAGGAACAAAGCAATTTTGGAGCGATTTAACCGGCATCTGGATGACATGCTACTTGAGACGATGTCTGGCTCTACACATGCCATAAGTCGAAAAACGGGAATCACAAAAGAAAATAACCCAGAGCTTCGATCGTGCTGGGACCTAGGCTCTCTCGACAAAACAATCCGAGGTTTCTTAGAGGAGTATCATGATCAAGAGCAAGAAGTCCTAGACTGGAAATCCCCCAAGCAAGCACTCGAAGAGGATCAGAGGTATCATCCACTTGGCAATGGCACCGACCAAATGCTACTCCCGCCAGAATCCTGCGAGATCCTCTTCCTGCCAAACACGCCAAAGGATACACTCAAAATACAACCAGGCCGCGGAGTCGCCTTCAAACACCACATCTACTGGTGCGAGGAAATTGCTGCTCATCGTGGCAAGATCAAAGATCTGGAGGCGAAATATGACCCTTACGACCTCACGCACATTTATCTCTACATCAATGGTAACTGGTGCGAGGCGAAGGTCAGATCCGGCCCCCTTCGAGAGATATTGCATCTGCTCACCGAATGGGAACGGCGCTATATTTCCCGCGAAATGGTAGCACTGGGAATGACCTCTAAAGGTAAAATCAAAAAAACCTCATTAGCTTACGGTCGATACGCACGAAAAATACGCGCGATGGAAGATGGACTTAAAGCCAATCTAAAATCGGCCCAAAACAAGGCTCTCGAAGCAAAGAATCCACACAACGACGAAGTATCATGCGATGCTGATGCTACAGCGAAGCCAAGTAAAGGCAATGCCCTCCCAGCAGTCGATCGCACACAGGTGAAACTAGCGCATGTAGAAAGGGTATCAGCATGA
- a CDS encoding ATP-binding protein — MHPSYEALTNKIVDAIYNDKERPIIVVIGPPGIGKTSLLACVMDRIITLERSRMEAEREYIPVTGIRTPSPEVRVYPWKDLYHSVLYSLYDPAARSGIHCRDYTKKQTQRELGFEFPTEKYLGQGTKGSLYRHMLRSIEHRKPLAVCMDEAHHLVYSGSHDDGGQVDKGGKLKLLANHIKSMADEIHGAKLVLFGTYDLWSLIEQTTQGIRRTRIFEFSRYDFPDATDPTDPFIIALLSLCESLEDHLAFDPAKHYEELYKGCLGCIGLLKSWFERALTEANGDKISLDLMRAEQTPNYHLELGMNEILDGEAHFEGMHKPSDKSLWEEFAPQTSQAPKEKRKNPNAFKANPRVFKRGGRNEQ, encoded by the coding sequence ATGCATCCAAGCTACGAGGCGCTCACCAATAAAATCGTGGATGCGATATATAATGATAAAGAGCGCCCAATCATCGTAGTCATCGGCCCCCCAGGGATAGGTAAGACATCCCTGCTAGCATGCGTCATGGATCGTATCATAACACTAGAGCGATCGCGCATGGAGGCCGAACGCGAATATATCCCTGTGACAGGAATACGAACCCCAAGCCCGGAGGTCCGAGTGTATCCCTGGAAGGACCTCTACCACTCAGTCTTATACAGCTTATACGATCCCGCCGCGAGGTCGGGCATACACTGCCGAGACTACACAAAGAAGCAAACGCAACGTGAGCTAGGGTTTGAGTTCCCCACAGAGAAATACCTAGGCCAAGGAACCAAAGGCTCTCTATACCGCCACATGCTTCGCTCGATCGAGCACCGCAAGCCATTGGCGGTCTGCATGGACGAGGCCCATCATCTGGTTTATAGCGGAAGTCACGATGATGGCGGTCAAGTTGACAAAGGCGGCAAATTAAAGCTGCTTGCGAATCACATCAAGAGCATGGCAGACGAGATCCACGGCGCAAAGTTAGTGTTGTTTGGAACTTACGACCTATGGAGCCTGATCGAACAAACAACACAGGGAATTCGACGCACCCGAATTTTCGAATTTAGCCGCTACGACTTCCCCGATGCAACGGATCCAACAGATCCATTTATTATCGCCTTGCTCAGCTTGTGCGAGTCGCTCGAAGATCATTTAGCGTTTGATCCTGCGAAACACTACGAGGAGCTCTACAAGGGCTGCCTAGGTTGTATCGGCCTTTTAAAATCATGGTTTGAACGGGCACTAACCGAAGCCAATGGCGATAAAATAAGCCTAGACCTAATGCGAGCCGAACAAACCCCAAACTATCATTTAGAGTTAGGGATGAACGAAATACTAGATGGTGAGGCTCATTTCGAAGGAATGCATAAGCCTTCGGACAAAAGCCTGTGGGAGGAATTTGCACCACAGACGTCTCAAGCACCGAAAGAAAAGCGAAAGAACCCGAACGCATTCAAGGCGAACCCACGTGTTTTCAAGAGAGGAGGTCGCAATGAGCAATAA
- a CDS encoding TniQ family protein: MSNNINDYSDELLLNAPQRQPLYRVEPKSVDGNYRECMSSYLANVAAEHGTSPAVFLKDLVPVAAAEFRDDRRGSFAVQSFPQRIDGTSDFSTRFTEMLSRLSGVQGLANHSLRAFTPLTSKRGFLRSKLAWCPQFLDAVTAPYIPVLWRLSWVKVCPRFKVPLQTLCPGCGKSISVLSGRGNIGHCTHYKCQADLSAGTSMGAETTMLGQIKSMDYEVWVAEQTETLIDGLRTSPLPPEFSWSETINHWLTHFDLQGVRGLGPRIFGINGTSLGLWMRGEQIPTMQHLFNFAWVMQLSVTQFLHKELPGNHDGKLVPSLMCQSKEKTAPKRRIDRPKILRQLRKIIDEDLYPYESFTRIAQRIGRSTGVLNQNFSDEAKYLGQRFMNNRKVKARLHRAADQAEILEACAIIAEMNEVISARRVKALVSKPSKVIDPKLGGALIKEARRQQIEKNFRKFSSN; the protein is encoded by the coding sequence ATGAGCAATAATATCAACGACTACTCTGATGAACTATTACTGAATGCTCCACAACGGCAGCCGCTCTATCGAGTCGAACCGAAATCGGTTGATGGGAACTATCGAGAGTGTATGTCGAGTTATCTGGCAAACGTGGCAGCCGAACATGGAACCTCACCTGCTGTTTTCCTGAAAGATCTGGTGCCAGTGGCCGCTGCTGAATTCAGGGATGACCGACGTGGATCTTTTGCGGTGCAATCCTTCCCACAACGCATCGATGGCACGAGTGATTTCTCAACTCGTTTTACCGAAATGCTATCCAGGCTTTCAGGGGTTCAAGGTCTGGCAAACCACTCTCTACGAGCCTTCACCCCCCTGACCTCGAAACGTGGATTCCTACGGAGTAAATTAGCATGGTGCCCACAATTCCTTGATGCCGTTACAGCTCCATATATACCAGTCCTATGGCGTTTATCTTGGGTTAAGGTGTGCCCACGTTTCAAAGTGCCACTACAAACCCTCTGCCCGGGTTGCGGGAAATCAATCTCAGTGCTGTCAGGTCGTGGCAATATAGGTCATTGCACGCACTATAAGTGCCAGGCAGACCTATCAGCAGGAACCTCGATGGGTGCGGAAACAACTATGCTTGGGCAGATCAAATCGATGGACTATGAAGTCTGGGTTGCTGAACAGACGGAAACCCTGATCGACGGCTTGAGAACAAGCCCACTGCCACCTGAGTTTTCATGGTCAGAGACTATAAACCACTGGCTAACTCATTTTGATCTACAAGGAGTAAGAGGTCTTGGCCCTCGTATTTTTGGGATAAATGGAACGTCGCTAGGCCTATGGATGAGAGGAGAGCAAATCCCGACAATGCAGCACTTGTTTAATTTCGCATGGGTTATGCAATTAAGTGTCACCCAGTTCCTACATAAAGAGCTCCCTGGGAACCATGATGGAAAGCTAGTTCCGAGCCTCATGTGTCAATCAAAGGAAAAAACTGCGCCTAAGCGTCGAATTGACCGGCCCAAGATCCTAAGACAGTTACGAAAAATCATAGATGAGGATCTTTATCCATATGAATCATTTACTCGTATAGCTCAAAGAATCGGGCGAAGCACTGGCGTGCTAAACCAAAACTTCTCAGATGAAGCAAAATATCTGGGGCAGCGTTTTATGAACAACCGTAAAGTCAAAGCGCGACTTCACCGAGCGGCCGATCAAGCCGAAATACTTGAAGCCTGCGCAATAATCGCCGAAATGAACGAAGTCATTTCGGCCCGTCGAGTCAAAGCTCTGGTTTCTAAACCATCAAAGGTCATAGATCCAAAATTAGGGGGCGCACTAATCAAAGAAGCGCGTCGGCAACAAATTGAGAAAAATTTTCGGAAATTTTCTTCTAATTGA
- a CDS encoding HRDC domain-containing protein codes for MITTTEALADAVKAAQAAGAVGIDTEFVWDRTYYPTLGLVQIGYPDGHCELIDAPEIEDWSPFATLMSDPNTVKILHDAQQDLTILKRACGAYPKNIFDTQRSSGFVGLSSTISLSELLKTLMKVRLDKSETRSNWIARPLTEKQMEYAEDDVRYSTRLMEKIMDKADALGRKQWIIDEMKYYENEEIYQEFDPEAEMPRVRGSGSLTNQQRNIVRSLGAWREVKARQRNLPRNFVLSDDAIITLMKRPPESAEAIQPSRGLTERALQRNRDKIWAAIERGIAGNLPELPNGRHKGPAPDDGYESRVDLTLALIKGICLAAKIDPPLIGNRADVTAFVLEADVADSTRHRMLRSWRAEFIGNRLLSVLNGEGRIAINTETKLPELVD; via the coding sequence ATGATTACGACGACAGAAGCTCTCGCAGATGCAGTGAAGGCCGCCCAAGCGGCAGGTGCAGTAGGAATAGACACAGAATTTGTTTGGGATCGCACCTATTATCCTACCCTAGGCCTAGTCCAGATCGGCTACCCTGACGGCCATTGCGAGCTGATTGATGCGCCAGAGATCGAAGACTGGTCGCCGTTTGCCACTCTAATGTCCGACCCGAACACGGTTAAAATCCTCCATGATGCTCAGCAGGATCTCACGATTCTCAAGCGCGCTTGTGGTGCCTACCCCAAAAATATCTTCGATACGCAGCGCTCGTCAGGCTTTGTTGGTCTCTCGTCGACCATTTCTTTGAGTGAATTGCTCAAGACTTTGATGAAGGTGCGCTTGGACAAATCCGAAACGCGTTCGAATTGGATCGCTCGTCCGCTCACTGAGAAGCAGATGGAATACGCCGAAGATGATGTGCGCTACTCAACGCGCCTCATGGAGAAGATCATGGACAAGGCCGACGCCCTCGGTCGTAAACAGTGGATCATCGACGAGATGAAGTATTACGAGAACGAAGAGATTTATCAAGAATTCGATCCCGAGGCCGAGATGCCGCGCGTGCGAGGCAGTGGTTCGCTAACGAATCAGCAGCGTAATATTGTGCGTTCACTAGGAGCATGGCGCGAGGTCAAGGCCCGCCAGCGTAATTTGCCCCGTAACTTCGTTCTGTCCGACGATGCCATCATTACCTTGATGAAGCGACCACCAGAATCTGCTGAGGCGATCCAGCCGAGCCGCGGCCTCACTGAGCGTGCGCTGCAGCGCAATCGCGACAAGATTTGGGCAGCAATCGAGCGTGGCATCGCTGGCAACTTGCCGGAGCTTCCCAATGGCCGTCATAAAGGCCCCGCGCCCGACGATGGTTATGAGTCGCGCGTCGACCTCACGCTGGCACTGATAAAAGGTATTTGCTTAGCCGCTAAAATTGACCCCCCACTGATCGGAAATCGAGCAGACGTCACCGCATTCGTCCTCGAAGCCGATGTCGCCGACTCCACGCGCCACCGTATGCTACGCAGCTGGCGCGCCGAATTCATCGGTAACCGTTTGCTGAGCGTGCTCAACGGCGAAGGCCGTATCGCGATCAACACCGAGACGAAGCTCCCCGAGTTGGTGGACTAG
- a CDS encoding ABC transporter ATP-binding protein, with amino-acid sequence METIPSIRVENLTRQFGSLTAIHNVSFTVNRGEIVGFLGPNGAGKSTTMRILSGIMPATSGSAWVGGVAVAHNPYEVKQRIGYMPENNPLPDDMRVVEYLRFRARLKGVPRRKLRETVQDVMETCDLARTARRKIIGTLSKGFRQRVGIADALLGNPEVIIMDEPTIGLDPHQIQGIRKLINNLRGRLTVVLSSHILPEIERSCDRVIIINRGRVVASGTSDSLREEFLPGNRFELEVKGSEARVTELLKAKGLEVEILDKEESEDDILKLTIRAEGDGELGPQLIAALSDSPDCTLRSLAPRVPNLEEIFLAATKRSWEETIESPKAKPTAAAQS; translated from the coding sequence ATGGAGACTATCCCCAGTATACGCGTTGAAAATCTAACCCGCCAATTCGGGTCACTCACTGCGATTCACAACGTAAGCTTCACCGTCAATCGCGGTGAAATCGTCGGCTTCCTCGGGCCCAACGGCGCGGGCAAAAGCACGACGATGCGCATTTTATCGGGCATCATGCCCGCCACATCGGGCTCCGCATGGGTCGGTGGCGTCGCCGTCGCTCATAATCCATACGAGGTCAAGCAGCGCATCGGCTATATGCCGGAGAACAATCCCCTGCCCGATGACATGCGGGTGGTCGAGTATTTGCGTTTCCGCGCTCGCCTCAAAGGCGTCCCGAGGCGAAAGCTGCGCGAGACCGTGCAGGATGTGATGGAAACCTGCGATCTGGCCCGCACCGCGCGGCGTAAAATCATTGGCACACTTTCAAAAGGCTTCCGCCAGCGCGTCGGCATCGCCGATGCACTATTAGGTAATCCAGAAGTGATCATCATGGACGAGCCGACCATCGGCCTCGACCCCCATCAGATTCAAGGCATCCGCAAGCTGATCAATAATCTGCGCGGTCGCTTAACGGTCGTGCTCTCCAGCCACATTCTGCCGGAAATCGAGCGTTCCTGCGACCGCGTGATCATTATCAACCGCGGCCGCGTCGTCGCGAGTGGCACCAGCGACAGTCTGCGCGAGGAATTCCTGCCAGGCAACCGCTTCGAGCTCGAAGTCAAAGGCAGCGAAGCGCGTGTCACTGAGCTGCTCAAAGCCAAGGGGCTCGAAGTCGAAATCCTAGACAAGGAAGAAAGCGAAGACGACATCCTGAAACTCACAATCCGTGCCGAGGGCGATGGCGAACTCGGACCACAACTCATCGCAGCACTCAGCGACTCACCAGACTGCACGCTACGCAGCCTCGCGCCACGTGTGCCGAACCTAGAAGAGATCTTCCTTGCCGCGACCAAACGCTCGTGGGAAGAAACCATCGAGTCCCCCAAAGCAAAACCCACAGCCGCGGCTCAATCCTAA
- a CDS encoding ABC transporter permease, with product MRNFFILLKHELRMLLISPPTYIAAVLFLTLMGFLYWAILRGMVNTPEESLPIVQFLGIFWIPVFFVVPLLTMRSIAGERSTGTLDTLMTTPTSRVAVILSKFAGAYIFYMLLWLSTLGFPLIAAKFFPAAALSGSLLEPAPIVGGFTFLALSGILFVSIGIFASSITRSQLVAGMLSFTTLFVAIIGGQQLGNIAQNGAELSFWASELVNYLQIFQHLDDFSRGVIDTRPFFYYTSTGVLLLGLSTLVIEAKA from the coding sequence ATGCGTAACTTCTTTATCTTGCTCAAACACGAGCTCCGAATGCTTTTAATCAGCCCGCCGACCTACATCGCGGCGGTTCTATTCCTGACTCTGATGGGCTTTCTTTACTGGGCCATCCTGCGCGGGATGGTCAATACACCCGAGGAAAGCCTGCCGATCGTGCAGTTCCTAGGCATCTTTTGGATTCCTGTCTTTTTCGTCGTGCCACTCCTCACGATGCGCAGCATCGCAGGCGAGCGTAGCACGGGCACACTTGATACACTGATGACGACGCCCACCTCCCGCGTAGCAGTCATCCTCAGCAAATTCGCTGGCGCATACATTTTCTACATGCTCCTGTGGCTATCCACGCTCGGCTTCCCCTTGATTGCCGCGAAGTTCTTCCCCGCTGCCGCACTCAGCGGCAGCCTCCTTGAGCCAGCTCCAATCGTCGGCGGCTTCACATTTCTCGCACTCAGCGGCATCCTGTTCGTCTCGATCGGAATCTTCGCCAGTAGCATCACTCGCAGCCAACTTGTCGCTGGCATGCTCAGTTTTACCACCTTGTTCGTCGCCATCATCGGCGGCCAACAACTCGGCAACATTGCTCAAAACGGCGCAGAACTCTCATTCTGGGCGAGCGAACTAGTCAACTACTTGCAGATCTTCCAGCATTTGGACGACTTCTCTCGTGGCGTCATTGATACACGTCCATTCTTTTACTACACCAGCACAGGAGTTCTCCTGCTGGGATTGTCCACCCTTGTTATCGAAGCGAAAGCCTGA
- a CDS encoding GldG family protein has translation MKPSRFTEFRFARRFRTTNRLVQIILSLSLIIALNFISANYFKRIDLTKTGAYTLAPESMAYIRQLTEPVEIIVTIPKESDESALEIIRDDLNKLLREYEFAGMRDGKSYISVEFVDIYRQRKRAQELATNYNLTKENAIIIASGDKVREISQVGLYEYDNGKERGFRGEQIFTSAILDVSTKKPQKIYFLVGHGEMRLDDVDALRGLSQLESFLRERSFELATLDLAVEENVPEDASLIVVPSPQASLQPEEVEKLRRYMSDRNGRMIALIDPGRLHGMTELFYDWGVLTEDTVVIDTGTDYRAQGGDLIIRRFADHPITKLLIDYQITALFGLPRSVRIDPASVNDSRLQVYQLIGTSENSWAERDYRTQNPAVYDEKRDQIGPVSIATVSSRSSGTELGITIPGGRMIVFGNSDFIANNRLRAFGNHTLFINSINWTLDRTSLLNIPTRKLESHQIVMSESDLQRMLTYFAGIPAIAAVLGLFVFLIRRN, from the coding sequence ATGAAACCAAGCCGCTTTACCGAATTTCGCTTTGCTCGACGCTTCCGCACCACCAACCGGCTGGTGCAGATCATATTGAGCCTGAGCCTCATCATCGCCCTGAATTTCATCTCGGCGAATTACTTTAAACGGATCGATCTCACCAAGACCGGCGCCTACACACTCGCTCCCGAGTCAATGGCCTACATCCGCCAGCTCACTGAGCCAGTGGAGATCATCGTCACGATCCCCAAAGAGAGCGACGAGAGCGCACTCGAAATCATCCGTGATGATCTCAACAAACTCCTGCGCGAATATGAATTTGCGGGAATGCGTGACGGTAAGTCCTACATCTCCGTCGAATTCGTCGACATCTACCGTCAGCGTAAGCGCGCTCAAGAACTCGCAACGAATTATAACCTGACCAAAGAAAACGCCATCATCATCGCATCTGGTGATAAGGTCAGAGAAATCAGTCAAGTTGGCCTCTACGAATACGATAATGGCAAGGAGCGCGGGTTCCGCGGCGAGCAAATATTCACCTCCGCGATCCTCGACGTATCCACAAAGAAGCCACAAAAGATCTACTTCCTCGTCGGTCACGGCGAGATGCGCCTCGACGATGTCGACGCCCTGCGCGGACTCTCCCAGCTCGAAAGCTTCCTGCGCGAACGCAGCTTTGAGCTCGCCACTCTAGACCTTGCCGTTGAGGAGAATGTGCCCGAAGACGCTTCACTGATCGTCGTGCCCTCCCCACAAGCAAGCCTTCAACCCGAAGAAGTCGAGAAGCTACGCCGCTACATGAGTGACCGCAACGGCCGCATGATCGCTTTGATCGACCCAGGCCGCCTCCATGGCATGACTGAGCTATTCTACGACTGGGGCGTCCTCACCGAAGACACAGTCGTCATCGACACCGGCACAGACTACCGCGCCCAAGGTGGCGACTTAATCATACGCCGCTTCGCCGATCACCCAATCACCAAGCTACTGATCGACTACCAAATTACCGCCCTATTCGGACTACCGCGCTCTGTGCGTATCGATCCAGCATCGGTCAACGACAGTCGCCTCCAAGTGTATCAACTCATTGGCACCTCCGAAAACAGCTGGGCCGAGCGCGACTACCGCACTCAAAACCCGGCAGTCTACGACGAGAAACGCGACCAAATAGGCCCCGTCAGCATCGCCACCGTATCCTCGCGCAGTTCAGGCACGGAACTCGGGATCACGATCCCAGGCGGCCGCATGATCGTCTTCGGCAACTCCGACTTTATCGCCAACAACCGCCTACGCGCCTTTGGTAATCACACCTTATTCATTAATTCTATAAACTGGACGCTCGACCGCACCAGCCTACTCAACATCCCGACACGTAAGCTCGAGAGCCACCAGATCGTCATGAGCGAGAGCGACCTACAACGCATGCTTACTTACTTTGCTGGCATTCCAGCAATCGCCGCAGTGCTCGGACTCTTCGTATTTCTCATTCGACGCAATTAA